From Rhododendron vialii isolate Sample 1 chromosome 10a, ASM3025357v1, the proteins below share one genomic window:
- the LOC131304132 gene encoding uncharacterized protein LOC131304132, protein MGEVGLTVLTCHKSFLFKGIGVKCGGVLELKGKHLPVNYPSKRQCHDQRKITQSKLRSPLVIKNQMTNKPATYSSRISTDAPLFESPEASFDEYLEDKTRVVKAIFPDKRSSQRLNEEEWRIQMLPLQFLFLTAWPVIYIRLRYRSRGIGYPPGIPRDITKVVELDITRWELQGLDNILKLSEFSLCVKGSLYPERRGARSQLKFQLQMNISSALPPVLSLVPEDVRFGVVESVLKTLVEDMKRKVNGSLLADYGEFKKEKLKAKV, encoded by the exons atgggggaggTGGGTTTGACGGTTCTAACATGCCATAAGAGCTTCTTGTTTAAGGGCATTGGGGTGAAATGCGGTGGAGTACTGGAGTTGAAGGGGAAGCATTTGCCTGTAAATTACCCTTCAAAGCGTCAATGCCATGATCAGCGAAAAATTACTCAATCGAAATTACGATCGCCATTGGTCATAAAGAACCAGATGACCAACAAACCCGCCACTTATTCCTCCAGAATTTCCACCGACGCCCCTCTCTTCGAGTCCCCtgag GCTTCTTTCGACGAATACTTGGAGGATAAAACCAGAGTGGTCAAAGCAATTTTTCCTGACAAACGAAGTAGCCAACGACTTAACGAG GAAGAGTGGAGAATCCAGATGTTGCCGTTGCAATTCTTGTTCCTTACGGCCTGGCCGGTAATCTACATTAGGTTGAGATATAGATCGCGAGGGATCGGTTATCCCCCTGGCATTCCCCGAGATATCACGAAGGTTGTTGAGCTTGACATC ACAAGGTGGGAGCTCCAAGGGCTAGATAACATTCTCAAGCTTTCAGAATTTTCCCTTTGTGTTAAAGGGTCTTTGTACCCTGAGAGACGCGGAGCACGAAGCCAGTTGAAATTTCAATTGCAGATGAACATAAGCTCAGCTCTTCCTCCTGTCCTTTCGTTGGTTCCTGAAGATGTTCGTTTCGGGGTTGTGGAATCG GTGCTCAAGACATTGGTGGAGGACATGAAGCGCAAAGTTAACGGTAGCTTGTTAGCTGATTATGGTGAGTTCAAGAAGGAGAAACTCAAGGCCAAGGTTTGA
- the LOC131302763 gene encoding uncharacterized protein LOC131302763: MEEFTYVHVGSAGKIMRRSVFTFLQYYEYFTTTPVLLILPFSASILLSQSLSASFFAPLLNTHALLRSLFNTIGFSPSSQFLSLLNIINLSQTLFTSVFTLFFALTSLLLGKLLIIQALIHQKPFFQIPFSSFTSLYKPLFLTQLCNSGLIIFININAFSLLFAAFNTLDSFGYTTNNPLPLIVSKAILYTILANLSVICNLALVVAGWGNCSGFAAINKACCLLSWKRSSIIFSMILPINLGMLAVEGLFRHRVVRADHIIEQSGFSLAMEGVFIAYLYSLLIVLDTIASCLFFKSTKEDTQIDYAEGRYYFQIKIVKKEDQADNVPS, from the coding sequence ATGGAAGAATTCACGTATGTTCATGTGGGGAGTGCAGGGAAAATCATGAGGAGATCAGTCTTCACCTTTCTTCAATACTATGAGTACTTCACCACCACTCCAGTTCTCCTTATCCTGCCCTTCTCAGCCTCAATTCTCCTCTCACAATCTCTTTCTGCTTCATTTTTCGCACCACTTCTTAACACCCATGCTTTGCTCAGATCACTCTTCAATACCATTGGATTTTCTCCCTCTTCCCAGTTTCTCTCCCTCCTCAACATCATCAATCTTTCTCAAACCCTTTTCACCTCTGtttttactctattttttgCCCTCACATCACTTCTCCTAGGAAAATTGCTCATAATTCAAGCTCTTATCCACCAGAAACCTTTTTTTCAAATACCCTTTTCCTCATTCACATCACTCTATAAGCCCCTATTCCTAACTCAACTCTGCAATTCAGGCCTCATCATTTTTATCAACATAAAcgccttttctctcctcttcgCGGCCTTCAATACCCTCGATTCATTCGGCTACACAACAAACAACCCTCTTCCCCTTATCGTTTCCAAAGCGATTTTGTACACAATTCTTGCCAATCTGAGTGTCATATGTAACCTTGCTTTGGTGGTGGCAGGGTGGGGAAATTGTTCCGGTTTCGCGGCTATAAACAAGGCTTGTTGTTTGTTGAGTTGGAAAAGGAGCTCAATAATATTTTCCATGATTCTTCCTATCAATCTGGGTATGCTTGCTGTGGAGGGGTTGTTCCGGCACCGGGTCGTAAGAGCTGATCATATAATCGAACAGTCTGGCTTTTCGCTGGCTATGGAAGGGGTGTTTATCGCTTACTTGTATTCCCTCCTAATTGTTCTCGACACAATTGCAAGCTGCCTCTTTTTCAAGAGCACCAAAGAAGATACACAGATAGATTATGCTGAAGGGAGGTATTATTTCCAGATCAAGATTGTCAAGAAAGAAGACCAAGCAGATAATGTTCCAAGTTGA
- the LOC131302315 gene encoding uncharacterized protein LOC131302315: MTSMATKRNVRYTRLAADEDDYIVGGYDPRYDYAPKSFDKVPWKSIALALFLLSLGCMLLFLSYFIFTGHMGGDRSQGYGLLGLGILTFLPGFYETRIAYYSWRGAAGYRFASIPDY; encoded by the exons ATGACTAGTATGGCAACTAAGCGTAACGTTCGTTATACTCGTCTTGCTGCTGATGAAGATGACTATATTGTTGGTGGATATGATCCTCGATATGACTATGCACCGAAGTCCTTTGACAAAGTACCTTGGAAATCCATTGCCCTTGCACTTTTCTTGCTCTCTCTTGGATGCatgcttctctttctctcctacTTCATCTTCACAGGCCACATGGGAGGAGATCGGTCTCAAGGTTATGGCCTTTTAGGACTTGGAATTCTCACCTTCCTCCCAG GATTTTACGAGACTCGAATTGCATATTACTCATGGAGGGGTGCTGCAGGGTATCGCTTTGCTTCCATTCCTGACTATTGA